In Wolbachia endosymbiont of Spodoptera picta, a single window of DNA contains:
- a CDS encoding MerR family transcriptional regulator translates to MNKEKLFYTIGEVAEELHLEQHVLRFWESQFHQIKPIKRKGRRLYDHKCIEAIKKIKYMLYDKGYTIKGVQKEFGNDVRIDHYSRNLLQELTDLRDYLTDKINEESNK, encoded by the coding sequence ATGAATAAGGAAAAATTATTTTACACAATTGGAGAAGTAGCTGAAGAACTACATTTGGAGCAGCATGTTTTAAGATTCTGGGAAAGTCAATTCCATCAAATTAAACCCATAAAACGGAAGGGAAGAAGACTATATGATCATAAGTGTATAGAGGCAATAAAGAAAATAAAATATATGCTATATGACAAAGGATATACAATAAAAGGAGTACAAAAGGAATTTGGTAACGATGTAAGAATTGATCATTATTCAAGAAATTTGTTGCAAGAACTTACCGATTTAAGAGACTATTTGACTGATAAAATAAATGAAGAAAGTAATAAATAG
- the leuS gene encoding leucine--tRNA ligase — protein sequence MKYDFKNVEKFYQNKWDFSVSKDSKKKKCYVLEMFPYPSGKIHMGHLRNYAIGDVIARYKRAHGFEVLHPIGWDAFGLPAENAARDNNINPAAWTKENIDNMRAQLKSIGLSYNWNHELSTCEPDYYKHEQKFFLDFLKHGLAYRKESWVNWDPVDQTVLANEQVVDGKGWRSGAVVEKRKLFQWFLKITDFAEDLLHCLQSLKNWPEKVKTMQERWIGKSEGATIDFEIVGLNKKLKIFTTSPHTLFGASFLAVGAEHPIVQDLKDKEIRDFIGNMKAKGENDEKIGIYTGLNVRHPFLDKELPIYIANFVLMEYGEGAIFGCPAHDQRDFEFAQKYGLPIIPVVCEETTEILKEPYFGDGVMFNSEFLNGLMINEAKKVIIKKLEEKGIGKKTINYRLHDWGISRQRYWGCPIPIIHCKDCGIVPVPEKDLPVVLPTDVEFTSGGNPLDKHPTWKFVDCPKCGKQAERETDTFDTFFESSWYFASFCSENKSINKDTCNRFMPVDYYIGGIEHAILHLLYSRFFCHALTKCGYFDVKEPFSTLITQGMVCHITYKDENGKWLFPEEAKELIAKGAKIQVGKVEKMSKSKKNTVDPNFIIEKYGADTARLFVLSDIPPEKDMEWSDDGVEGCFRYINKLWRMVVQLRPVNIHYDNENIVGKLLEYRKKIHKLLQGLTDDLENCRLNCMVAKFREMTNLIAEIDVKTGKSLIDEGICILIRVIEPFMPHLAENLWQKIGGEGMLYMQPWPKADESLLIDNMVTVAVQINGKLRATIEVATDLPQEKLKKIATDSVSNKIDQSKIRTIYAVPNKVVNIVI from the coding sequence ATGAAATATGATTTTAAAAACGTTGAAAAATTCTACCAAAATAAGTGGGATTTTTCTGTAAGCAAAGATAGTAAAAAGAAGAAATGTTACGTGTTGGAAATGTTTCCATATCCATCTGGTAAGATTCATATGGGGCACCTGCGTAACTATGCAATAGGAGATGTTATAGCACGTTACAAGAGAGCTCATGGATTTGAGGTTTTGCACCCAATTGGCTGGGATGCGTTTGGATTACCAGCTGAAAATGCAGCAAGGGACAATAATATTAACCCTGCAGCGTGGACAAAAGAGAATATAGACAATATGCGTGCACAGCTAAAATCTATAGGTCTTTCCTACAATTGGAATCACGAGCTTTCCACATGTGAGCCTGATTATTACAAACACGAACAGAAATTTTTTCTGGATTTTTTAAAGCATGGTCTTGCCTATCGAAAAGAGTCGTGGGTTAATTGGGATCCAGTGGACCAAACAGTGCTTGCAAATGAGCAAGTGGTTGATGGAAAAGGATGGCGATCAGGTGCAGTTGTTGAAAAACGTAAGTTATTCCAATGGTTTTTAAAGATTACTGATTTTGCTGAAGATTTGCTTCATTGTCTGCAAAGTTTAAAAAATTGGCCAGAAAAAGTCAAAACTATGCAAGAGCGCTGGATAGGAAAATCTGAAGGGGCAACTATAGATTTTGAAATAGTTGGCCTGAATAAGAAATTGAAGATTTTTACAACTTCTCCTCATACTTTATTTGGAGCTTCTTTTCTTGCAGTAGGAGCAGAGCACCCTATTGTACAAGACCTTAAGGACAAAGAAATAAGAGACTTTATTGGTAATATGAAGGCAAAGGGGGAGAATGATGAAAAAATTGGAATTTACACTGGACTGAACGTCAGGCACCCATTTCTCGACAAGGAATTACCAATTTATATAGCGAATTTTGTGTTGATGGAGTATGGAGAAGGTGCGATTTTTGGTTGCCCTGCACATGATCAGCGTGATTTTGAATTTGCACAGAAGTATGGTTTACCGATTATTCCTGTAGTTTGTGAAGAGACCACAGAGATCTTAAAAGAACCGTACTTCGGTGATGGAGTGATGTTCAATTCTGAATTCTTAAACGGACTAATGATTAATGAGGCAAAAAAAGTAATCATAAAAAAACTTGAAGAAAAAGGAATAGGTAAGAAAACAATAAACTATCGTCTACACGATTGGGGAATTTCAAGGCAACGTTATTGGGGATGTCCTATACCTATTATACATTGTAAAGATTGTGGAATTGTTCCAGTTCCAGAAAAAGACCTCCCTGTTGTTCTACCAACGGATGTAGAATTTACAAGTGGTGGTAATCCCCTGGATAAGCACCCAACCTGGAAATTTGTTGATTGTCCAAAGTGCGGAAAGCAAGCAGAGCGTGAAACTGATACATTCGACACCTTTTTTGAGTCTTCCTGGTATTTTGCTTCATTTTGCAGTGAAAATAAATCGATTAATAAAGATACTTGTAATCGTTTTATGCCTGTTGATTATTACATAGGTGGAATAGAACATGCAATTCTACATTTGCTTTACTCAAGGTTTTTCTGCCATGCTTTAACTAAATGTGGCTATTTTGATGTTAAAGAGCCTTTCTCTACTTTAATCACTCAAGGAATGGTCTGCCATATAACTTATAAAGATGAGAATGGCAAATGGCTCTTTCCCGAAGAAGCAAAAGAGTTGATTGCGAAGGGTGCTAAGATCCAAGTTGGAAAAGTCGAAAAGATGAGTAAGTCAAAGAAAAATACAGTTGACCCAAACTTTATCATAGAAAAATACGGTGCTGATACTGCTCGTTTGTTTGTATTATCCGATATCCCCCCAGAAAAAGATATGGAATGGTCTGATGATGGCGTGGAAGGTTGTTTTCGCTACATAAATAAATTGTGGCGTATGGTAGTGCAACTTAGGCCCGTAAACATACACTATGATAATGAAAACATTGTAGGTAAACTCCTAGAGTACAGAAAAAAAATCCATAAACTATTGCAAGGGCTTACAGATGACTTGGAAAACTGCAGATTAAATTGTATGGTAGCAAAGTTTCGTGAAATGACAAATTTAATAGCTGAAATAGACGTAAAAACTGGAAAATCTCTTATTGATGAAGGTATATGCATACTAATCAGAGTAATTGAGCCATTCATGCCACATCTGGCTGAAAATTTATGGCAAAAAATAGGAGGCGAAGGCATGCTATATATGCAACCTTGGCCAAAAGCTGATGAATCACTACTAATTGATAATATGGTGACTGTAGCAGTGCAGATCAATGGAAAGTTACGTGCGACCATTGAAGTGGCAACTGATTTACCTCAAGAAAAATTGAAGAAAATAGCAACAGATTCTGTATCTAACAAAATCGATCAAAGCAAAATTCGCACTATATATGCTGTACCAAATAAGGTAGTAAACATAGTTATATAA
- a CDS encoding outer membrane beta-barrel protein yields the protein MKIKGLCVLAVLLTSSLAGAASNKAASNSAKEQYYAGLNFGGGWGTGLKIKPGLVFGYNYDKSSKFELEILTDVSDMFGGKDAEGKDKDKKMGASLLANYRYYPDVDIDPVKLYVSGGLGGYLQVIPFGSGKSEGSSNAAEAQDNTLDKVLGAISYKLKVGVDYEVAPQIVGTAALTVGGQLSGVKAMTVPDMMLEVGVRYNF from the coding sequence ATGAAAATAAAAGGATTGTGTGTTTTAGCTGTGTTGCTCACTTCATCTCTAGCAGGTGCAGCTAGTAATAAAGCAGCTAGTAATAGTGCAAAAGAGCAGTACTACGCAGGTTTAAACTTTGGTGGTGGATGGGGTACTGGATTAAAAATAAAACCTGGCTTAGTTTTTGGTTATAATTATGATAAAAGCTCTAAGTTTGAACTTGAGATTCTCACTGACGTAAGTGATATGTTTGGAGGTAAGGATGCAGAAGGAAAGGACAAAGACAAGAAAATGGGAGCTAGTTTATTAGCAAATTACCGTTATTATCCTGACGTTGACATTGATCCTGTGAAACTATATGTCAGTGGAGGTTTAGGTGGATATCTCCAAGTAATACCTTTTGGCTCTGGTAAATCTGAAGGAAGCTCTAATGCAGCTGAAGCTCAAGATAACACACTAGATAAAGTACTAGGTGCTATTTCCTACAAACTGAAGGTTGGTGTTGATTATGAAGTTGCTCCACAGATAGTTGGTACAGCTGCTTTAACCGTAGGTGGGCAACTGAGTGGTGTAAAAGCAATGACAGTACCGGATATGATGCTGGAAGTAGGAGTACGCTATAATTTTTAA
- a CDS encoding cell envelope biogenesis protein OmpA yields the protein MCMNYMRTMKVFAVLVALASTASNGTSELEDQYKDRYEDQYKDQYEDQHKDHCEDQYEDRYEDQYEDHYYVGYVGYVGLNFGTRWGESFKLNPNVVFGYHHNKNSKFELEVLANISDITDKAKRKVGASLLANYLYYPDLEIDPIKLYASIGLGGYIRILPSFGLGEDTNAVNSAATVAAAAGQNETLDKILGAISYKVKLGVDCEIIPQIVSTVAIAASGQLSGFKPPMKKPDAIIEVGIRYNF from the coding sequence ATGTGTATGAATTATATGAGAACGATGAAAGTGTTCGCTGTGTTGGTTGCTTTAGCAAGTACAGCTAGTAATGGTACAAGTGAGTTAGAAGATCAGTACAAAGATCGGTATGAAGACCAGTACAAAGATCAGTATGAAGATCAACACAAAGATCATTGTGAAGATCAATACGAAGATCGATATGAAGACCAGTACGAAGATCATTACTATGTAGGTTATGTAGGTTATGTAGGTTTAAACTTTGGGACTCGATGGGGTGAAAGCTTTAAATTGAACCCTAACGTTGTCTTTGGTTATCATCATAACAAAAATTCTAAGTTTGAACTTGAGGTTCTTGCTAACATAAGTGATATAACTGATAAAGCAAAAAGAAAAGTAGGAGCTAGTTTATTGGCAAATTACCTTTACTATCCTGATCTTGAAATTGATCCTATTAAATTATATGCTAGTATAGGACTGGGTGGATATATTCGAATATTGCCATCTTTTGGTCTTGGTGAGGATACAAATGCAGTAAATTCAGCTGCAACTGTAGCCGCAGCCGCAGGTCAAAATGAAACACTAGATAAAATACTGGGTGCTATTTCCTATAAAGTAAAGTTAGGTGTTGATTGTGAAATTATTCCACAGATAGTTAGCACAGTTGCTATTGCTGCAAGCGGTCAATTAAGTGGCTTTAAACCACCGATGAAAAAACCAGATGCAATCATAGAAGTAGGTATACGTTATAATTTTTAA
- a CDS encoding MFS transporter codes for MENKAWFIWLISNLIVVFSNMQIIYTFISVNLEKELELTIAQVALANSAYTWTFAISQFFSGAMFNVFSSKKIYFFSLSIMLFGFFVLIKSDNFAHLILSQFLIAIGASFGFIGAAHVSSTYFPLTQFGLMFSLVQTISSLSALMIQMCFSSLLAEGADWKNLIVCVILFGVSIFVLMFFYPKGLSKKNLGEYTIKSSIKTVICSVLTVLKLRDIWITSIVDAITFGTFLALNMLWAPRLLSNLELNTMELGVATAILWLGLAVGVPIADLISNLFKNRRHVISAFATLQSISAIILLCGNLTVHIIYFCMLMFGFFAGGHMLNFTVGSEVVEQKYISTSSSIINGFMFVMSGILVSILALFSDHQMALFTIFAMLTFASIFNYATKETYYKNKVAES; via the coding sequence ATGGAAAATAAAGCTTGGTTCATTTGGCTCATCAGTAACTTGATTGTTGTATTCAGCAATATGCAGATAATCTACACCTTTATAAGCGTGAATCTTGAAAAAGAACTTGAGCTCACAATCGCGCAAGTTGCACTAGCTAATTCAGCATATACTTGGACTTTTGCTATCTCACAATTTTTTAGTGGGGCAATGTTTAATGTTTTTTCCAGCAAAAAAATTTATTTTTTCTCATTGTCAATCATGCTCTTTGGTTTTTTTGTCCTTATCAAGAGTGACAATTTTGCCCATTTAATTTTATCTCAATTTTTGATCGCAATTGGAGCATCGTTTGGTTTTATTGGCGCTGCTCATGTAAGTAGCACATATTTTCCCCTTACTCAATTTGGACTGATGTTCTCACTAGTGCAGACAATTTCAAGTCTTTCTGCTTTGATGATTCAAATGTGCTTCTCTAGCTTGCTTGCCGAAGGTGCAGATTGGAAAAATCTTATTGTATGCGTAATATTATTTGGCGTATCGATATTTGTACTTATGTTTTTTTATCCGAAAGGACTTTCAAAAAAAAATTTGGGGGAATACACAATAAAGAGCTCTATAAAAACAGTAATATGTTCTGTACTAACAGTGCTAAAATTAAGAGATATCTGGATAACCTCAATAGTGGATGCTATTACTTTTGGAACATTTTTAGCGCTTAATATGCTGTGGGCACCAAGGTTACTAAGCAACTTAGAACTCAATACAATGGAGTTAGGTGTGGCAACTGCAATATTGTGGCTTGGTCTTGCAGTTGGTGTTCCAATTGCAGATCTAATCTCAAATCTATTTAAAAATAGAAGGCACGTAATCTCTGCTTTTGCCACATTGCAAAGTATTTCAGCTATTATTTTACTGTGCGGCAATTTAACAGTTCATATTATATACTTTTGTATGTTAATGTTTGGTTTTTTTGCAGGAGGACATATGCTTAATTTTACTGTTGGTAGTGAGGTTGTTGAGCAGAAGTATATTAGCACATCATCATCCATTATCAATGGATTTATGTTTGTTATGAGTGGAATTTTAGTGTCAATTTTAGCACTTTTTTCAGATCATCAAATGGCGCTTTTCACAATATTTGCAATGTTAACATTTGCTAGTATTTTTAATTATGCTACAAAAGAAACATACTATAAAAATAAAGTAGCTGAATCTTGA
- a CDS encoding murein hydrolase activator EnvC family protein — translation MCRIALFFILSAILISCGLQKPAPVLLKGEEFYGKRDLEYTREYHLIKENVDSSLRKESRKAFVDKVYNNNAQSMCKFVIPVKGAVTSSDKICQDGIKITAQSGTKVIASAPGKVIYVGKGLRWYGNLIIVEHKDNYMTMYSYLKNIQVEIGDKVKQGQVIGSAGKSSTQDKDPQMCFTIRHNGQAVDPLVHINCD, via the coding sequence ATGTGTCGTATAGCATTGTTCTTTATATTATCAGCAATACTGATAAGCTGTGGCCTGCAAAAACCTGCACCTGTACTACTTAAAGGCGAAGAATTTTATGGAAAAAGAGACCTAGAGTACACAAGGGAGTATCATTTGATTAAAGAAAATGTTGATTCTTCGCTGCGAAAAGAAAGTAGAAAAGCCTTTGTAGATAAGGTATATAACAATAATGCACAAAGCATGTGTAAATTTGTAATACCGGTTAAAGGTGCAGTTACCTCTTCTGATAAAATATGTCAAGATGGCATAAAAATTACTGCTCAAAGTGGAACAAAGGTTATTGCTTCTGCACCTGGCAAAGTAATATACGTAGGCAAAGGCCTGAGGTGGTACGGAAATTTAATTATAGTGGAACATAAAGATAATTACATGACTATGTACTCCTATTTAAAAAACATACAAGTTGAAATTGGTGATAAAGTAAAACAAGGTCAAGTAATTGGATCTGCAGGTAAATCAAGCACACAAGATAAAGATCCGCAGATGTGTTTCACAATAAGGCATAATGGTCAAGCAGTCGATCCTTTAGTACATATAAACTGTGATTGA
- a CDS encoding integration host factor subunit alpha — protein sequence MTTKDTTVTKATIAECINQEIGLSKEDSIAIIDDILDEIKTSLAKDGIVKISSFGTFLVKNKKERPGNIPKTSERVVIQARKSISFRPSKMMKKLINNR from the coding sequence ATGACAACAAAAGACACAACAGTAACTAAGGCAACAATAGCTGAATGTATAAATCAGGAAATTGGATTATCGAAAGAAGACTCTATTGCAATAATAGATGATATATTGGATGAGATAAAAACGAGCTTAGCAAAGGATGGAATAGTAAAAATATCTTCATTTGGAACATTTTTGGTTAAAAACAAGAAAGAAAGACCAGGAAATATACCAAAGACATCGGAAAGGGTAGTAATTCAAGCGAGAAAATCAATTTCTTTTAGACCTTCAAAAATGATGAAGAAATTAATAAACAACCGATGA